In the Drosophila willistoni isolate 14030-0811.24 chromosome 3R, UCI_dwil_1.1, whole genome shotgun sequence genome, GGTCTCTTGGGCCGGTCCCTTTAATGGAGATATTACCCATAATGCTTATAGAATCGCCAAACTGGCAGGCTACAAGGGAGAGAACAATGACAAGGATGTCTTGGATTTCTTGCTCAAAGTTGATGCCAAAGATTTGATACGCGTGGAGGGCAATGTAATTACCCCAGAAGAACATCTAAAGAAGATATTGTTTGCATTCGGTCCATCATTAGAGCCGTATGTCACACCTGAGTGTGTTATACCCAAACTTCCGATTGAGTTGATAAGAAAATCTTGGAGTAGCTCAATGCCAGTAATGATTGGAAATACTTCTTACGAGGGACTTTTTTGGGTTCCAGGTAAGAAATTATTAGAGTGaaaatattggaaataaaatgTTTGCTTTGACAGAAACTAAGATGTCGCCACAGGTGGTTCAACAAGTAGAAACTGGTACTCCTTTTATACCACGAGAACTACTGGCGACCAATCCAAGCAGTGAAAAGAAGGCTGAGTGGAGTCGGAGAATTCGTGATGCACATCGCACAAGTGAAGTGGCCACCGTAGACAATTATATGGAggtaagtttaaaaaaaagtctTGTCACTACCTTGCCATTGGATCTTAAAAATATCTTCTTCAATTCACAGCTTTGTTCCATGTACTACTTTATCTTTCCTTCCATACGCATGATACGGTCTCATCTTGCTCATGACGCAGAAGCTCCAGTTTACTTTTATCGCTATGATTTCGATTCGGAGGAGCTCATCTTCAACTATCGAATTATGCGTGAAGGTCGCGGAGTCAAAGGTGTTGGACATGCCGATGAGTTGGCCTACCTATTCAGCAGTCTTCAGTCACATCGCCTCCCTAAAGATGGTCGAGATTATCGTAATATTGAAAGACTTGTAGGCATCTGGACACAATTTGCCAAAACAGGCAATCCAAATAGTAAAGATATCAATGGACTGGACACTCTAACTTGGAACCCTGTACAGAAAACAGATAAAGTCTTCAAGTGCCTGAATATTAGCGATGATTTGAAATATATTGATTTGCCTGAATGGAATAAGGTTCAGGTTTGGGAGAGTCTTTATGAGGATAACAAAGATTTGCTATTTTAATCCTCTGCTTGttgtttgaaattaaaaataaacccaAAAATTTAGTAATACGTTAACAAATCGTTTGAGCTTTTTGTGTCAATATTTTAGGCCGACACTGTTTACTTGTAGTCTCTGCTTATCTTTAGGGCTGTGGTGGAGCCAAAGCTTTTGCCTAAAAACGCCCCTACCAATAGAAAAGCTTCTTTCTGCTTCTGTTTACAATAATTGCCGACACGATCGAGTGTGGTTGACCCACTCTCAATAATAGACCTCTGATTCTCTATTTCTCTGGCTCTCTTCCTCTGCCAAGTGTTCATATTGACCTTCTCACTTAGCGCCAACCGGCTTTCCGCCTATTGACTTTCagaaacttttgtttatacttgttgaaaaattaaacaaatttgctAATAAAACATATCGTTTGGTGCACTATTGATTAATTATGCAGTAGCTCTAGGCGCGCCTAGAATACCCACCCCACTCAGCACTCGAGAGCCTACGCATTCTCCACTAGATGATCGGCTGTGACTCTCTGGAACGTTTAATCTCTGCGCCGCATATGAAACGCAgcatt is a window encoding:
- the LOC6647964 gene encoding esterase B1 → MNKNLGFVERLRWRFNTIAHKIHEYRSTTNETIVADTEYGKVKGVKRISLYDVPYYSFEGIPYAQPPVGDLRFRAPKRHTPWEGIKDCSQCKDKAVQVQFVYDKVEGSEDCLYLNVYTNNVTPSKPRPVMVWIHGGAFIQGEGNREWYGPDYLIEKDVVLVVIQYRLGVLGFLSLNSPELNVPGNAALKDQVMALKWIKNNCANFGGDPNCITVFGESAGGQGTHYMMMTEQTKGLFHRAILQSGAVSWAGPFNGDITHNAYRIAKLAGYKGENNDKDVLDFLLKVDAKDLIRVEGNVITPEEHLKKILFAFGPSLEPYVTPECVIPKLPIELIRKSWSSSMPVMIGNTSYEGLFWVPETKMSPQVVQQVETGTPFIPRELLATNPSSEKKAEWSRRIRDAHRTSEVATVDNYMELCSMYYFIFPSIRMIRSHLAHDAEAPVYFYRYDFDSEELIFNYRIMREGRGVKGVGHADELAYLFSSLQSHRLPKDGRDYRNIERLVGIWTQFAKTGNPNSKDINGLDTLTWNPVQKTDKVFKCLNISDDLKYIDLPEWNKVQVWESLYEDNKDLLF